The following DNA comes from Mycobacteroides immunogenum.
TCTGCCGTGGCCCAGTCGACGCGTCATTGTCTGTTTCGTGGTGTGGGCCGACGTGACGGTGGCGATCGGGACAGGAACCTTTTCCGATCCCATGGCCCGGCTTTTTGCGGTTATCTACCTAGGCCTTATTGGGCTGGTCCCCGCCTTTTTTCTGGGGAGACGCGGGCTGGTGGCGCATTGCGGTTTCGGGCTGGTGAACCTGGGCGTGCTCGTCACGCTCAATGTCCATTCCGGCAATTCGACATGGTTCGACCAGATCATGTACGTGTTGCCGGTTCTTACCTCCGTCATGATCGTCCCGATCCTCCTGCAATCGGTGATCGAAGGGACTACGTACTCGATCCTGGGATCGGCGGTTGCCGCCAACCGTGATCCGCTGACAGGCCTGCTGAACCGGCGGGGGGTCACCACCACCACGCAGCTCCTGCACCACAAACGGCTTGATGCCGTCGAGGTCGTCGTCGTGCTGTTGGATCTGGACGGCCTTAAGGAACTCAATGACGCACGTGGTCACGACGCCGGAGACGCGGCGCTGATAGCGGTGGCCGACATGCTGATGGCGAGCACCCGCGTCGGTGAGATCGCCGCCCGCATTGGTGGTGACGAGTTCCTGGTCGTGGCATTTCCCGGCAGACGTGAGAGCATCCACGACACCATCCGCCGGGTCAGCACTCCGCGCCCTGGGATCGATTCATGGAGCCTGAGCGTTGGTGCCGCCTGGCAGTCCACCGTCGATGGAGGTTTTGATTTCGAGCACCTCATCCGGCGCGCGGACGAGGACCTGTACCGGGCCAAGAGCTCGCGTGGTCTGTCGCAACAGCGCCAATGAACGGCAGTATCTAGCTCTCTGGCGCGGCGTAAGTCTGCCGCCCAGCCAGGTAGGTGGCTTGCACCGAGATATCTCGCAGGGCGTCCGGATTCACCGCGTGCGGATCGGCCGAAAGCACCACCAGGTCGGCATACTTGCCCCGCTCCAGGCTGCCGATCTCGGTGTCCAGGTGCAATTGCCAGGCCGCGTCGATGGTCTGCGCCCGCACCGCCTGGGCGACGCTGATCCGTTGTTCGGGCGCCAGGATTCGGCCCGAGCCGTTGGCCTTGCGGGTGACGGCGGTGGCGATGTTGCCCAGCGGATCCGGGGGTGAGACGTTGCCGTCGTTGTGAAACGAAACCCGAAGCCCGGCATCGAGAGCCGACTTCGCGGACATCCAGTGCGCGCCATGATCCTGGCCAAACAGTTCGTCAATGAGCGGATCGCCCCAGAAGTAG
Coding sequences within:
- a CDS encoding GGDEF domain-containing protein, yielding MRNRQRLEPGFQYNVVTNGLRDTGQLGRLQVAIGVMCMLVVLLGVISNFNSLGPQGFWPRTILNIAAGSAVIVGLCWFLLPWPSRRVIVCFVVWADVTVAIGTGTFSDPMARLFAVIYLGLIGLVPAFFLGRRGLVAHCGFGLVNLGVLVTLNVHSGNSTWFDQIMYVLPVLTSVMIVPILLQSVIEGTTYSILGSAVAANRDPLTGLLNRRGVTTTTQLLHHKRLDAVEVVVVLLDLDGLKELNDARGHDAGDAALIAVADMLMASTRVGEIAARIGGDEFLVVAFPGRRESIHDTIRRVSTPRPGIDSWSLSVGAAWQSTVDGGFDFEHLIRRADEDLYRAKSSRGLSQQRQ